One genomic segment of Amycolatopsis sp. Hca4 includes these proteins:
- a CDS encoding DUF2505 domain-containing protein, with protein sequence MGSRIEHRAEFSADVAATYAAVAGEEALRARLEQLGGHDAALLSYEVSGTDLRYELRQGISADKLPQAVRTLHKGDLRVTRTQTWRVSNDGTGRQGNATVEVGGVPGEISARTALLANGDKTVLRISGEVTVRIPLFGGKLESVIAEQVTKLLEREAEFTAKWLTEGN encoded by the coding sequence ATGGGATCCCGGATCGAGCACCGCGCTGAGTTCTCCGCCGACGTCGCCGCGACGTACGCGGCGGTCGCCGGCGAAGAGGCGCTGCGGGCCCGCCTGGAGCAGCTCGGCGGGCACGACGCGGCCCTGCTGTCCTACGAGGTGTCCGGCACGGACCTGCGGTACGAGCTGCGGCAGGGCATCAGCGCGGACAAGCTGCCGCAGGCGGTCCGGACGCTGCACAAGGGCGACCTGCGGGTGACCCGCACGCAGACCTGGCGCGTCAGCAACGACGGCACCGGACGGCAGGGCAACGCGACCGTCGAGGTCGGCGGCGTCCCGGGCGAGATCAGCGCGCGGACCGCGTTGCTGGCCAACGGGGACAAGACCGTGCTGCGGATCAGCGGCGAGGTGACGGTCCGGATCCCGCTGTTCGGCGGGAAGCTGGAGAGCGTGATCGCCGAGCAGGTCACGAAGCTGCTCGAGCGCGAGGCCGAATTCACGGCGAAGTGGCTGACCGAAGGAAACTGA
- a CDS encoding alpha/beta fold hydrolase: MRTEVVGHGGVRLGLRVEGAENTTPIVFVHGWAQSARCWDAQLADPALTERFRLVAMDLRGHGASDVPVTGYDDPQVWADDLAAVLDFAGPEAIVVAWSYGGLVLMDHIRVHGTARLRGLVLVGAITEIGRDRPGGRVGPLMREHMRAMLSDDPDTAVPALTAFTRGMATGPVPGAQVQALLGASLSVPPSVRSALFRRDVGSEEVLVGIDKPVLVAHGTADRVIEPSAAEHALGKIPGAVGRWFVDGGHAPFAESAAEFDAVLRQFAEER, encoded by the coding sequence GTGCGCACCGAAGTCGTCGGGCACGGCGGGGTCCGGCTCGGCCTGCGGGTCGAGGGCGCGGAGAACACCACGCCGATCGTGTTCGTGCACGGCTGGGCGCAGTCGGCCCGGTGCTGGGACGCGCAGCTCGCCGACCCGGCCCTGACCGAGCGGTTCCGCCTGGTCGCGATGGACCTGCGGGGGCACGGCGCCTCCGACGTCCCGGTCACCGGGTACGACGACCCGCAGGTCTGGGCGGACGACCTCGCCGCCGTGCTCGACTTCGCCGGCCCGGAGGCGATCGTCGTCGCCTGGTCCTACGGCGGTCTGGTGCTGATGGACCACATCCGGGTGCACGGCACCGCACGGCTGCGCGGGCTCGTGCTCGTCGGGGCCATCACCGAGATCGGCCGCGACCGGCCGGGCGGGCGCGTCGGGCCGCTGATGCGCGAGCACATGCGGGCGATGCTTTCGGACGATCCGGACACCGCGGTCCCCGCGCTCACCGCGTTCACCCGCGGGATGGCCACCGGACCGGTGCCCGGTGCGCAGGTCCAGGCCCTGCTCGGGGCTTCTCTCAGCGTGCCGCCTTCGGTCCGTTCGGCGCTCTTCCGCCGGGACGTCGGCAGCGAAGAAGTGCTGGTCGGGATCGACAAACCGGTCCTCGTCGCGCACGGCACGGCCGACCGCGTGATCGAGCCCTCGGCCGCCGAACACGCGCTCGGGAAGATTCCGGGTGCCGTGGGGCGTTGGTTCGTTGATGGGGGGCACGCGCCCTTCGCCGAGTCCGCGGCCGAGTTCGACGCGGTGCTCCGGCAGTTCGCCGAGGAACGCTGA
- a CDS encoding class I SAM-dependent methyltransferase → MADRRKLTPVGAPTRGTTNPNRLRRVDRWIAAAPATSRLLRAADAPLVVDLGYGASPVTTVELARRLRRVRPDVRVLGLELDPVRVAAARPAASPPWLDFRRGGFELAGTRPVLVRAFNVLRQYAEDEVAGAWQLMLDSMPAEGLLVEGTCDEIGRLSTWVLVDRDGPVSLTLSMRLAGLDRPSTIAERLPKALIHRNVPGERVHELLSALDTCWATAAPHQAFGVRSRWLETVRLLAARGWPVLGPPSRIRLGELTVPWPSVAPG, encoded by the coding sequence GTGGCTGACCGAAGGAAACTGACCCCGGTCGGCGCCCCGACGCGCGGCACGACCAACCCGAACCGCCTGCGCCGGGTCGACCGGTGGATCGCGGCCGCGCCGGCCACCTCCCGGCTGCTGCGCGCGGCCGACGCACCGCTGGTCGTCGACCTCGGCTACGGCGCTTCCCCGGTGACGACGGTCGAGCTGGCCCGCCGGCTGCGGCGGGTCCGCCCGGACGTCCGCGTGCTGGGCCTGGAGCTGGACCCGGTGCGGGTGGCCGCCGCACGGCCCGCCGCGTCGCCGCCGTGGCTGGACTTCCGCCGCGGTGGGTTCGAGCTGGCCGGGACGCGGCCGGTGCTGGTGCGGGCGTTCAACGTGCTGCGGCAGTACGCGGAGGACGAGGTCGCCGGTGCGTGGCAGCTGATGCTGGACTCGATGCCCGCCGAAGGGCTGCTGGTCGAAGGCACGTGCGACGAGATCGGGCGGCTGTCGACGTGGGTCCTGGTTGACCGGGACGGACCGGTCTCCCTGACGCTGTCGATGCGGCTGGCCGGGCTGGACCGCCCGTCGACGATCGCCGAGCGGCTGCCGAAGGCGCTGATCCACCGGAACGTCCCCGGTGAGCGCGTCCACGAGCTGCTGTCCGCGTTGGACACGTGCTGGGCGACGGCGGCCCCGCACCAGGCGTTCGGCGTGCGGTCGCGCTGGCTGGAAACCGTCCGGCTGCTGGCCGCGCGGGGCTGGCCGGTGCTGGGCCCGCCGTCCCGGATCCGGCTCGGCGAGCTGACCGTTCCCTGGCCGTCGGTCGCCCCCGGGTGA
- the purU gene encoding formyltetrahydrofolate deformylase: MTAPERRYVITFGCPDRTGIIARISGFLAEHGGWIVEAAYHTDPDTGWFFTRQVVRADSLPFDAAELRARFGEVAAELSAESSWQVTDTGERRRAVILVSKAGHCLYDLLGRVASGELDVDIAAVIGNHESLADITRAHGIPFHHVPFPPGDKAAAFEQVRKLVGEHEPHAVVLARFMQILPAGLCREWAGRAINIHHSFLPSFIGAKPYHQAHTRGVKLVGATCHYVTADLDAGPIIEQDVIRVDHGDSVEDMVRKGRDIEKVTLARGLRWHLENRVLVHGNRTVVF, encoded by the coding sequence GTGACCGCTCCCGAACGCCGCTACGTCATCACCTTCGGCTGCCCCGACCGCACCGGCATCATCGCCCGGATCTCCGGGTTCCTCGCCGAGCACGGCGGCTGGATCGTCGAGGCGGCCTACCACACCGACCCGGACACGGGCTGGTTCTTCACCCGCCAGGTGGTCCGGGCCGACTCGCTGCCGTTCGACGCCGCCGAGCTGCGCGCCCGCTTCGGCGAGGTGGCCGCGGAGCTGTCCGCCGAGTCGAGCTGGCAGGTCACCGACACCGGGGAACGGCGCCGCGCGGTGATCCTCGTGTCCAAGGCCGGGCACTGCCTGTACGACCTGCTCGGCCGGGTCGCCTCCGGCGAGCTCGACGTCGACATCGCCGCGGTGATCGGCAACCACGAGTCGCTGGCCGACATCACCCGCGCGCACGGCATCCCGTTCCACCACGTGCCGTTCCCGCCCGGTGACAAGGCGGCGGCGTTCGAGCAGGTGCGCAAGCTGGTCGGCGAGCACGAGCCGCACGCGGTGGTGCTGGCCCGGTTCATGCAGATCCTGCCCGCCGGCCTGTGCCGCGAGTGGGCGGGCCGGGCGATCAACATCCACCACAGCTTCCTGCCGTCGTTCATCGGCGCGAAGCCGTACCACCAGGCGCACACGCGCGGGGTGAAGCTGGTCGGCGCGACCTGCCACTACGTGACGGCCGACCTCGACGCGGGCCCGATCATCGAGCAGGACGTCATCCGCGTGGACCACGGCGACTCGGTCGAGGACATGGTCCGCAAGGGCCGGGACATCGAGAAGGTCACGCTGGCCCGCGGTCTCCGCTGGCACCTGGAGAACCGGGTGCTGGTGCACGGCAACCGGACCGTGGTGTTCTGA
- a CDS encoding maleylpyruvate isomerase family mycothiol-dependent enzyme: MDFLEVVDVHTDALKRAALAAGPAAPVRNCPKWTVHDLVRHLAWVHAFAVATAMNREPDATPPEEWDDLLGWWDGQRLAAREALSRPPETPARSPFPGFGITVGDWARRMAHEAAVHRLDAESALDPVPATRLSPAFTLDGIDEYATFLVPRRSPRYPVATTVHLTAAGRTWALHLAPGEHARAGEPGVPDVELSGDPDDVYRALWGRPNSATVVGDPALLAPLAAP, encoded by the coding sequence ATGGATTTCCTCGAGGTCGTCGACGTCCACACCGACGCGCTGAAGCGGGCCGCGCTGGCGGCGGGCCCGGCGGCCCCGGTCCGGAACTGTCCGAAGTGGACTGTCCATGACCTGGTGCGGCACCTGGCGTGGGTGCACGCCTTCGCCGTCGCGACGGCCATGAACCGCGAGCCGGACGCGACGCCGCCGGAGGAGTGGGACGACCTGCTCGGCTGGTGGGACGGGCAGCGCCTGGCCGCGCGCGAAGCCCTCAGCCGGCCGCCGGAGACGCCCGCGCGCTCGCCGTTCCCCGGGTTCGGGATCACGGTCGGCGACTGGGCGCGGCGGATGGCGCACGAAGCCGCGGTCCACCGGCTCGACGCGGAGTCCGCCCTCGACCCCGTCCCGGCGACGCGGCTCTCCCCCGCGTTCACCCTCGACGGCATCGACGAGTACGCGACGTTCCTCGTTCCACGCCGCTCACCCCGCTACCCCGTGGCGACGACGGTCCACCTCACGGCCGCTGGGCGCACCTGGGCCCTGCACCTGGCGCCGGGCGAGCACGCCCGCGCCGGCGAGCCGGGCGTCCCGGACGTCGAGCTGAGCGGCGACCCCGACGACGTCTACCGGGCGTTGTGGGGTCGCCCGAACTCGGCGACCGTCGTGGGCGACCCGGCTCTGCTCGCACCGCTCGCGGCGCCCTGA
- a CDS encoding NAD(P)-dependent alcohol dehydrogenase: MSTTTHAIAVPAPGAPLAPTTIERRDLRPDDVLIDIAYAGICHSDIHQAKEDWGQAIFPMVPGHEIAGVVAAVGSDVTKYQVGDRVGVGCMVDSCGECEYCLAGTEQFCVKGNVQTYNGVGFDGENTYGGYSNQIVVKDAFVCRIPEGIDLDVAAPLLCAGITTYSPLHHWGAGPGKKVAVIGLGGLGHMAVKIAAAMGAEVTVLSQSLKKQEDGLKLGAKDYYATSDESTFDVLKGKFDIILNTVSAKLPVDAYLGLLRVGGAMVNVGAPGEPLNYNAFSLLGGNKVLAGSMIGGIAETQEMLDFCAEHGIGAEIETISADQVNEAYERVENSDVRYRFVIDAKTIGA; the protein is encoded by the coding sequence ATGAGCACCACCACGCACGCCATCGCCGTCCCGGCGCCGGGCGCGCCGCTGGCGCCGACCACGATCGAGCGCCGTGACCTGCGTCCCGACGACGTGCTGATCGACATCGCCTACGCCGGCATCTGCCACAGCGACATCCACCAGGCCAAGGAGGACTGGGGCCAGGCGATCTTCCCGATGGTCCCGGGCCACGAGATCGCCGGCGTGGTCGCCGCGGTCGGTTCGGACGTCACGAAGTACCAGGTGGGCGACCGCGTCGGCGTCGGCTGCATGGTCGACTCCTGCGGCGAGTGCGAATACTGCCTGGCCGGCACCGAGCAGTTCTGCGTCAAGGGCAACGTCCAGACCTACAACGGCGTCGGCTTCGACGGCGAGAACACCTACGGCGGCTACAGCAACCAGATCGTCGTGAAGGACGCCTTTGTCTGCCGCATCCCCGAGGGCATCGACCTGGACGTCGCCGCGCCGCTGCTGTGCGCGGGCATCACCACCTACTCGCCGCTGCACCACTGGGGTGCCGGCCCCGGCAAGAAGGTCGCCGTGATCGGCCTCGGCGGGCTCGGCCACATGGCCGTCAAGATCGCCGCCGCCATGGGTGCCGAGGTGACCGTGCTGAGCCAGAGCCTCAAGAAGCAGGAGGACGGCCTCAAGCTCGGCGCGAAGGACTACTACGCGACCAGCGACGAGTCGACGTTCGACGTGCTCAAGGGCAAGTTCGACATCATCCTCAACACCGTGTCGGCCAAGCTGCCGGTGGACGCCTACCTCGGCCTGCTGCGGGTCGGCGGCGCCATGGTGAACGTCGGCGCGCCCGGCGAGCCGCTGAACTACAACGCCTTCTCGCTGCTCGGCGGCAACAAGGTGCTGGCGGGCTCGATGATCGGCGGCATCGCCGAGACCCAGGAGATGCTGGACTTCTGCGCCGAGCACGGCATCGGCGCGGAGATCGAGACCATCTCGGCCGACCAGGTCAACGAGGCCTACGAGCGCGTCGAGAACTCCGACGTCCGCTACCGCTTCGTCATCGACGCCAAGACGATCGGCGCCTGA
- a CDS encoding YbjN domain-containing protein: protein MSLDELIRSTLDSAELEYDRRGPGRYFVTLPGTKKLQTNAWLVDGDHAFSVEAFVCRRPDESHEDVYRFLLQRNARLYGVHYTVDNLGDIYLVGRFGKETMSADELDKVLGQVLEAADGDFNTLLEIGFATSIKREWDWRVSRGESLANLQAFKHLVTPEKPHEPGLTES from the coding sequence GTGAGCCTGGACGAGCTGATCCGGTCTACTTTGGACTCCGCGGAGCTGGAGTACGACCGGCGCGGACCGGGCCGGTACTTCGTCACCCTGCCGGGCACCAAGAAGCTGCAGACGAACGCGTGGCTGGTCGACGGCGACCACGCGTTCTCGGTGGAGGCCTTCGTCTGCCGCCGTCCCGATGAGTCCCATGAGGACGTTTACCGCTTCCTGTTGCAGCGCAACGCCAGGCTCTACGGTGTTCACTACACAGTGGACAATCTCGGGGACATCTACCTGGTCGGCCGGTTCGGCAAGGAGACGATGAGCGCCGACGAGCTCGACAAGGTGCTCGGCCAGGTGCTGGAAGCGGCCGACGGCGACTTCAACACCCTGCTGGAGATCGGCTTCGCGACGTCGATCAAGCGCGAGTGGGACTGGCGCGTCTCCCGCGGTGAGTCCTTGGCCAACCTCCAGGCGTTCAAGCACCTCGTCACGCCCGAGAAGCCGCACGAGCCGGGCTTGACCGAGTCGTGA
- a CDS encoding DUF4349 domain-containing protein, whose product MRTRWRAGLAAVGVVFVLAGCSAGQGTSASTADSAGSGPVPVAPQQGSGKAGPEKVTPPQPGATDRKLSRSARLELTATKVVDVVAQARGIAQGAGGYTGQESTGDDLATLNLAVPADKLDGALDQLSHLGTSLVKRELNTQDVTEQVVDVEARLATQRASVERIRALLAKATSVSEIASVESELTSREATLESLEQQRNSLAGSVAMATVAMTIRSVAAPPPPSEDHSGFLGGLAGGWHAFLVFGGGLLTVLGALAPFLLFLVPLGWLGWRLYRRRRPVPAAVPEPSES is encoded by the coding sequence ATGCGGACTCGATGGAGAGCCGGGCTCGCCGCGGTGGGCGTGGTGTTCGTGCTGGCGGGGTGCTCGGCGGGGCAGGGGACGTCAGCGTCCACGGCGGACAGTGCCGGTTCCGGGCCGGTCCCGGTCGCGCCGCAGCAGGGCAGCGGCAAGGCCGGACCGGAGAAGGTGACCCCACCGCAGCCGGGTGCCACCGATCGCAAGCTTTCGCGCAGTGCCCGGCTGGAACTGACCGCGACCAAGGTGGTCGACGTCGTCGCGCAGGCCCGCGGGATCGCGCAGGGCGCCGGCGGCTACACCGGCCAGGAGAGCACCGGCGACGACCTGGCGACGCTCAACCTCGCCGTGCCGGCCGACAAGCTCGACGGCGCCCTCGACCAGCTGTCGCACCTGGGCACCAGCCTGGTGAAGCGGGAGCTGAACACCCAGGACGTCACCGAGCAGGTCGTCGACGTCGAAGCGCGGCTGGCGACCCAGCGCGCCTCGGTGGAGCGCATCCGCGCGCTGCTGGCGAAGGCGACTTCGGTGTCCGAGATCGCGTCGGTGGAAAGCGAGCTGACGAGCCGCGAGGCGACGCTGGAATCACTCGAACAGCAGCGGAACTCCCTGGCCGGCAGCGTCGCGATGGCGACCGTGGCGATGACCATCCGCAGCGTCGCCGCCCCGCCGCCGCCGTCGGAGGACCACAGCGGGTTCCTCGGCGGGCTGGCCGGCGGCTGGCACGCGTTCCTCGTCTTCGGCGGCGGCCTGCTGACCGTGCTGGGTGCGTTGGCGCCGTTCCTGCTGTTCCTCGTGCCGCTGGGCTGGCTCGGCTGGCGGCTGTACCGCCGACGCCGTCCGGTGCCGGCAGCGGTGCCCGAGCCGAGCGAGAGCTGA
- a CDS encoding UDP-N-acetylmuramate dehydrogenase: MNSARTPALPKLAAYTTLRLGGPVRRFVSAVTSEDLVAVVRDADVAGEPVLLLGGGSNLVVGDAGFDGTLVEVANTGWQRDGDHVQVEAGQNWDAFVAGLVEAGLGGLECLSGIPGSVGATPIQNVGAYGCEVAESIVSVELYDRVTREVRTLKADELGFAYRTSVLKGTDTGVVLSVRFEIREDGLSAPIRYAELARTLGVEIGARVPAAEAREAVLGLRRGKGMVLDPADHDTWSAGSFFTNPIVPSADAEAVLARITAAVGAEVPQYPADGGVKLSAAWLIERAGFGKGYPGPGNRVSLSTKHTLALTNRGDATTEDLLVLAREVRDGVFERFGVRLHPEPLLINCVI, from the coding sequence GTGAACTCCGCCCGAACTCCCGCTCTCCCGAAGCTCGCCGCGTACACGACGCTGCGCCTCGGCGGCCCGGTCCGCCGCTTCGTCAGCGCCGTGACCAGCGAAGACCTCGTCGCGGTCGTCCGCGACGCGGACGTGGCGGGCGAGCCGGTGCTGCTGCTCGGCGGCGGCTCCAACCTGGTGGTCGGCGACGCGGGGTTCGACGGAACGCTCGTCGAGGTGGCGAACACCGGCTGGCAGCGTGACGGGGACCACGTGCAGGTCGAAGCCGGCCAGAACTGGGACGCGTTCGTCGCCGGGCTGGTCGAGGCCGGGCTGGGCGGGCTCGAATGCCTCTCCGGCATCCCCGGCAGCGTCGGGGCGACGCCGATCCAGAACGTCGGCGCGTACGGCTGCGAAGTCGCCGAGTCGATCGTCTCGGTGGAGCTGTACGACCGCGTGACGCGCGAAGTGCGCACGCTCAAGGCCGACGAGCTCGGCTTCGCCTACCGCACCAGCGTGCTCAAGGGCACGGACACCGGCGTCGTCCTCTCGGTGCGCTTCGAGATCCGCGAAGACGGCCTTTCCGCGCCCATCCGCTACGCCGAGCTGGCGCGCACGCTCGGCGTCGAGATCGGCGCGCGCGTCCCGGCCGCCGAAGCCCGCGAAGCCGTCCTCGGGCTGCGTCGCGGCAAGGGCATGGTGCTCGACCCGGCCGACCACGACACGTGGAGCGCCGGCTCGTTCTTCACCAACCCGATCGTCCCGTCGGCCGACGCCGAGGCCGTCCTCGCGCGGATCACGGCCGCCGTCGGCGCCGAGGTGCCGCAGTACCCGGCCGACGGCGGCGTGAAGCTGTCCGCGGCCTGGCTGATCGAGCGGGCCGGCTTCGGCAAGGGGTACCCCGGACCGGGGAACCGGGTTTCACTGTCGACCAAGCACACCCTGGCCCTCACCAACCGCGGCGACGCGACGACCGAGGACCTGTTGGTGCTGGCCAGGGAGGTCCGCGACGGCGTTTTCGAGCGCTTCGGCGTCCGGCTGCACCCCGAGCCGCTGCTGATCAACTGCGTCATTTGA
- a CDS encoding Ig-like domain-containing protein has protein sequence MIERRTVFKAALAAGAALAAAACSSENGGNALPTGAAGADGEGAQAVAKITAEPAADAKDVPVLKPAVLKVADGKLTECKLTADGGKAVKGDLAPDGLTWTSSEPLGYGKTYTYAAKATGSDGKPVEFKGSFTTLNPAKQVRATLNPADNQTVGVAMPISVKFASPVKDRKAVEKALSVKTDKEVEGAWGWLSDSQVDYRPKEYWPQNITVNVEAKLYGVDLGGGAYGKADVTTKFKIGRNQVVKVNTPDHQMRVYRNGAQVKSYPCANGLDAEVDRNTPNGTYIIMTKEPTAVFDNARYGYTNVNKKWACRFSNHGEYIHENQDNAANIGKNNNSHGCVNLLEADAKDYFDSALIGDPVEITGSKLSPPMASDVKDWNYSWAAWQGLGAK, from the coding sequence GTGATCGAACGGCGTACGGTCTTCAAGGCTGCCCTGGCGGCTGGAGCCGCACTGGCCGCCGCCGCGTGTTCGAGCGAGAACGGCGGCAACGCGCTGCCGACCGGGGCGGCCGGTGCCGACGGCGAAGGCGCACAGGCCGTGGCGAAGATCACGGCCGAGCCCGCCGCCGACGCCAAGGACGTCCCGGTGCTCAAGCCCGCCGTGCTGAAGGTCGCCGACGGCAAGCTCACCGAGTGCAAGCTGACCGCCGACGGCGGCAAGGCCGTCAAGGGCGACCTCGCGCCGGACGGCCTCACCTGGACCAGTTCCGAGCCGCTCGGCTACGGCAAGACCTACACCTACGCGGCCAAGGCCACCGGCTCCGACGGCAAGCCGGTCGAGTTCAAGGGCAGCTTCACCACGCTCAACCCGGCCAAGCAGGTCCGCGCCACGCTGAACCCGGCCGACAACCAGACCGTCGGCGTCGCGATGCCGATCAGCGTCAAGTTCGCTTCGCCGGTCAAGGACCGCAAGGCCGTGGAGAAGGCCCTGTCCGTGAAGACGGACAAGGAGGTCGAAGGCGCGTGGGGCTGGCTGTCCGACAGCCAGGTCGACTACCGGCCGAAGGAGTACTGGCCGCAGAACATCACGGTGAACGTCGAGGCGAAGCTGTACGGCGTCGACCTCGGCGGCGGCGCGTACGGCAAGGCCGACGTCACCACGAAGTTCAAGATCGGCCGCAACCAGGTGGTCAAGGTCAACACCCCGGACCACCAGATGCGCGTCTACCGCAACGGGGCGCAGGTCAAGAGCTACCCGTGCGCGAACGGGCTGGACGCCGAGGTCGACCGCAACACCCCGAACGGCACCTACATCATCATGACCAAGGAGCCGACGGCCGTCTTCGACAACGCCCGCTACGGCTACACGAACGTCAACAAGAAGTGGGCCTGCCGGTTCTCCAACCACGGCGAGTACATCCACGAGAACCAGGACAACGCGGCCAACATCGGGAAGAACAACAACTCCCACGGCTGCGTCAACCTGCTCGAAGCCGACGCCAAGGACTACTTCGACTCCGCGCTGATCGGCGACCCGGTCGAGATCACCGGCTCGAAGCTCAGCCCGCCGATGGCCTCGGACGTCAAGGACTGGAACTACAGCTGGGCGGCCTGGCAAGGGCTGGGTGCGAAGTAA
- the mshA gene encoding D-inositol-3-phosphate glycosyltransferase: MTSNIRRFRAAPRRIAVLSVHTSPLEQPGTGDAGGLNVYVSQTATEMARRGIEVEVFTRATASGQPPVAELVPGVTVRHVPAGPFEPLGRDELPAQLCPFTSGVLRTEAFHEPGHYDLIHSHYWLSGQVGWLARDRWSVPLVHTAHTLAKVKNAALADGDKPEPRTRVIGEEQVVAEADRLVANTAVEARQLIELYDAAPDAVHVVPPGVDLERFTPGSKSVARAELGLADDDVVLAFAGRIQPLKAPDVLLHAAAAMLRRRPELAARLVVLVVGGPSGTGLEQPQALRELAVSLGIERQVRFLPPQPGERLARVFRAADVVAVPSYNESFGLVALEAQACGTPVVAAEVGGLPVAVPHGVSGLLVPGHGADEWADALAAVALRPDRRAELGANAVVHARRFSWRRTTDALLDIYAQATSAFSRALDLRAEVAV, translated from the coding sequence GTGACCAGCAACATCCGAAGGTTCCGCGCTGCGCCGCGCCGGATCGCGGTGCTGTCCGTGCACACCTCGCCACTGGAGCAGCCCGGGACAGGGGACGCGGGCGGGCTGAACGTCTACGTCAGCCAGACCGCGACGGAGATGGCCCGCCGCGGCATCGAGGTCGAGGTGTTCACCCGCGCGACCGCGTCCGGCCAGCCGCCGGTGGCGGAGCTGGTGCCCGGCGTGACCGTCCGGCACGTCCCGGCCGGCCCGTTCGAGCCGCTGGGCCGCGACGAGCTGCCCGCCCAGCTGTGCCCGTTCACCTCCGGCGTGCTCCGGACCGAGGCCTTCCACGAGCCCGGCCACTACGACCTCATCCACTCGCACTACTGGCTGTCGGGCCAGGTCGGCTGGCTCGCCCGCGACCGGTGGTCCGTGCCGCTGGTGCACACCGCGCACACACTGGCGAAGGTGAAGAACGCCGCGCTGGCCGATGGCGACAAGCCCGAACCGCGCACCCGCGTGATCGGCGAGGAGCAGGTGGTCGCCGAAGCCGACCGGCTGGTCGCCAACACCGCCGTCGAGGCACGCCAGCTCATCGAGCTCTACGACGCCGCGCCGGACGCGGTGCACGTCGTGCCGCCGGGCGTCGACCTCGAGCGCTTCACGCCGGGCTCGAAGTCCGTCGCGCGCGCCGAGCTGGGGCTGGCCGACGACGACGTCGTGCTCGCCTTCGCCGGCCGGATCCAGCCGCTCAAGGCGCCGGACGTGCTGCTGCACGCCGCGGCCGCGATGCTGCGCCGCCGTCCCGAGCTGGCCGCGCGGCTGGTCGTGCTGGTCGTCGGCGGGCCGTCGGGGACCGGGCTGGAACAGCCGCAGGCCCTGCGCGAGCTGGCCGTCTCGCTCGGCATCGAGCGGCAGGTCCGGTTCCTGCCGCCGCAGCCGGGCGAGCGCCTCGCCCGCGTCTTCCGCGCGGCCGACGTCGTCGCGGTGCCGAGCTACAACGAGTCGTTCGGCCTGGTCGCCCTCGAAGCGCAGGCCTGCGGGACGCCGGTGGTCGCCGCCGAGGTCGGCGGGCTGCCGGTGGCGGTGCCGCACGGCGTCTCGGGGCTGCTGGTGCCGGGGCACGGCGCCGACGAGTGGGCGGACGCGCTGGCCGCCGTCGCGCTGCGCCCGGACCGGCGGGCCGAACTGGGCGCCAACGCGGTCGTGCACGCGCGCCGGTTCTCCTGGCGCCGCACGACGGACGCGCTCCTGGACATCTATGCTCAGGCCACCAGTGCCTTCTCCCGTGCGCTGGACCTGCGCGCGGAGGTGGCGGTGTGA
- a CDS encoding DedA family protein, whose protein sequence is MELLGQVTELLRGTLGSPWLWVLVFAVSGLDALLPFMPSETTVVTVAVLLGPDPARLALLAAVAATGAWAGDCLGYAVGRSAGPQAIARLQRGPDGRRRHEWARDQVRRHGGLLIIAARYLPGGRVASALANGSLGYPLRRFVPLDAAGAAIWAMYSVLIGLAGGAAFADEPAKGLLLSFSLGLGLVGAIEFGRRLRLRALRSADGFPRGRRRPHRRAEAGRAGGGPGGPGPELSEVDCP, encoded by the coding sequence GTGGAACTCCTGGGGCAGGTCACCGAGCTGCTGCGCGGCACGCTCGGCTCGCCGTGGCTGTGGGTGCTCGTCTTCGCCGTGTCCGGGCTGGACGCGCTGCTGCCGTTCATGCCCAGCGAGACCACCGTGGTCACGGTCGCCGTCCTGCTCGGCCCCGATCCGGCGCGGCTCGCCCTGCTGGCCGCGGTGGCGGCCACGGGCGCGTGGGCCGGCGACTGCCTCGGGTACGCCGTCGGCCGGTCCGCCGGACCGCAGGCGATCGCCCGGCTGCAGCGCGGCCCCGACGGCCGCCGTCGCCACGAATGGGCCCGCGACCAGGTGCGCCGCCACGGCGGGCTGCTGATCATCGCGGCCCGCTACCTCCCGGGCGGCCGCGTCGCCAGCGCGCTCGCCAACGGCAGCCTCGGCTACCCGCTGCGCCGGTTCGTGCCGCTCGACGCCGCCGGCGCGGCGATCTGGGCGATGTACAGCGTGCTGATCGGCCTCGCCGGCGGCGCCGCGTTCGCCGACGAACCGGCCAAGGGCCTGCTGTTGTCGTTCAGCCTCGGGCTCGGCCTGGTCGGCGCGATCGAGTTTGGACGGCGTCTCAGGCTGCGCGCGCTACGGTCGGCGGATGGATTTCCTCGAGGTCGTCGACGTCCACACCGACGCGCTGAAGCGGGCCGCGCTGGCGGCGGGCCCGGCGGCCCCGGTCCGGAACTGTCCGAAGTGGACTGTCCATGA